The genomic segment TCGAAGTGAAGGCGATCGACGATTGCACGGTCGAGGGCAGCACGCAGACGAACATCAGCCCCAGGATCAGATCATGCGGCAGCCAGGCGCCGAACGCCCGCGTCAGACCGAGGCCAAGGAGCGGGAAGAGCACATAGGTGCTGCCGAAGACCAGGGATTGCAGCCGCCAGTGCAGCAACCCATCCCAAACCGCGCGCGGCGACAGCCGAGCGCCATAGAGGAAGAACAGGAGCCCGACAGCCACGGACACCGCATCGTTGGTCACGTCCGCGCCCACGCCCCGTGCCGGCAGGATCGCTGCCACGCCGACCGTGGCGACCAGAGCGACGAGATAGGGATCGATGCCCAAACGGGCCAGTAAGCGGCGGAACATGTGATCAGTCCTCAGAAAATGATGACCTCCTTCTAACCCCTCCCGCGCCTATTTTGATCCAGACTGGACATGATATCGGTTATCATGAATTATAATAAGCATGGCATTAGAACCCCGCCCCCTCGATCCCGTTTTGCTGCGCAGCTTCCTGAAGGTCAGCGAAACCCACAGTTTTACCGAGGCTGCCCGCCAGCTTGGCCTGCAGCAATCCTCGGTCAGCCAGCACGTGGCGCGGCTGGAGAAGCGGGTCGGGCGACGCTTGCTGGCCCGCGACACCCATGAAGTCAGGCTGACGCCGGATGGCGATGCGATCCTGCCGCTCGCCCGGCAGGTGCTGGAAGCGGGCAACCGCATCGAGCGCTATCTCAAGGGCTCGACCCTGCGCGGGCGGCTGCGGCTCGGCGTCTCGGAGGATTTCGCCTTCACGGCGCTACCCGACATCCTCGCCGAATTCGCCATGCAGCATCACGCGGTCGATCTGGAACTGACGGTTGGCCTGAGCGGCCTGCTCTACGAAAAATACGACGCGGGCGATCTCGACCTGATCTTCGCCAAGCGCCGCAAGGGCGACGAGCGCGGCGAGGTCGCCTGGCAGGAGCGCCTCGTCTGGGTCGGTCGGCCAGGTTCGCGCCTGGCGGAGCAGACCGTGGTGCCGCTCGTGCTCTATCCACCGCCGAGCATCACGCGGGTCCACGCCATCGAGACTTTAGAGCGCGCCGGCCGTGCCTGGCGGGTCGCCTGCACCAGCGACAGCCTGGCGGGCCTGCGCGCGGCGACTGTCGCTGGCCTGGGCGTCACCGCCCATTCGGCACGGCTCATTCCGCCAGGCCTTGTCGAAGTCGAGCCGAAAGAGGCATTGCCCCGGCTGGGCTCGATTGAGTTCGTGGTGGTCGGCGGCCAATCGCACAAGGAGGCCGAACGGGCGCTCGCGGCAAGCATCCTGTCGGGCACAAGCCGCCTGCTCTCAGCGGCGGCAACGGAGCGCCGCTCAGCTAGCAGTTCTTAGGGCATTTTCGAGCGAAGAAGAGCCAGGCAATGACGGATACGATGGCGATGTCGAGACATCGCCATCACTCTGTCAGTCCACCTTCGACCAGCCGAAAACCAGCCATTTGTACTGCGAAGTCTTATTCGGCTCGGCGGTGTAGGTCATTTGGAGGTCGCCGCCTTTGGCGTAGATATCGAGTCTGGGTTCCGTGTCGAGCTTGAGCCACAAGGAATCGTTCTTGAAGGACCAGGTTCCACACCATACGCACGGCCCTGACGCCGGATCACCGGGCTGGTGAAAATTGTAGCGACCGTCCGCCTTGATCTCCAAGTAGTCGAACGCACCGTAAAACGTGGTCACTGTCTGCTGAAATTTGGTTGCGGCCGCTTTCTGCTTCTGCGTGGGCGTGCCTTTCAGATCTCGCGGTGGCCGGATCGCAGATCCATTGAGTTTCCATTTGCCAATGAAATCATTTTGGGCTGGAAGAAATTCCGTTTGAGCCTGTGCCGATGAAACGGGAGCACAAATAAAGGACAGCCACGTGGCGGCTAAGACCGTCGCCACCGCTTTTGCGCAATTCAAGATAGCCTCCAAATTGAGTTCTAAGAGTTTAAATCAAAGCCACCCTGAATGATTATGGCGCTATACGCAACGCTCAATGAAACACTGATCGGATGCAAATGAAAGATAAACACCTTTGTGCCGCAAAGCTTTCTTGAATTCATTCCGCAGAGAGCTTTTCGTTTTGATGAAATCAAAATCGAACTTTAGCCTTTTGTTTTGACACGCCTTCTTCATGCAAACCGAAATTGCAATCATGCTTCGCTCGGAAAGCGCTCTCGCTGAGCGACGATCGCCCAGGACGCCAGCGTCATCCAGCCGTCATCGCTGCATCATACGTGAACCGAAGCTTCTCGCCCGATCAGAGACACGGTTCATGTTTCGCACCGCGACTGCCTTTGCACTTCTTCTCTCGGTAGGACTGCTGCCCGTTCAAGCGGAAGACCCGCAAGCCTATACGACCGAGACCGCCGCCTCGTTTCCCGCACCCGAGGCTCGACAGGCTGTCGCTGTCGATGCCGACGCCTTCTATGCGATCACCGATCGCTCGATCGGCCGCTATGACAAGAAGACGGGCGCTAAACTCGCGACGTGGACCGACGCGAAAGATGGCCCCTTCGTTCATCTCGACAGTGGTGTCGTGGTGGATGGCAAGCTTTACGCCGCCCATTCCAATTATCCTGAATCGCCGATGACAAGTTCCGTCGAGATTTGGGATGCCGCGACGCTCAAACATATCGGCACGCGCAGCTTCGGCATCGATCGCGGCTCGCTGACCTGGATCGACTATCGCGATGGTGTCTGGTGGGGCGCTTTCGCCAATTACAATCGCGTCTTCGGTCGCAGTCCGTTGGCCTATGGCAACAAGTACAACACGCAGATCGTCCGCTTCGATGCGGATTGGCGCGTCGCCGAGGCCTGGGTGCTGCCCTCACAGTTGATCGAAAAATTCGGGGATATGAGTAATTCCGGCGGCTCGTGGGGGCCGGATGGACGGCTCTGGATCACCGGCCACGATCTGCCGGAACTCTATGCGCTGGAATTGCCCAAGGCAGGCTCGGTGTTGCGCTGGGTCGGCACCGCACCCGCCAATGTGGCCGGCCAAGGCATCGCCTGGGACCGGACGCAGAAGGGTGTGATCTGGGGCGTCATTCGCGACAAGGTGAAGGGTGAAAACCGCGTCACCGCCACCCGTGTGCAGCTGCCCTAGTTCGAAAGCTTGGCGACCGCCCGCTTGAGCTCGCGCAAGTCTTTCCAAGCCAGCCGTTTGTGGGACGGCTGGCGTAACAGATAGGCCGGGTGCAGCGTCGCCAACGCCCGAATGGTGCGGCCGCCCTCGCCGCCTTCCATTGGGAAATCACGCCAGACACCGCGCGCGCGCATGATGCCTTCCTTGAGGTTCAGCAGCGTCTGCGCCGCCGAGCCGCCGAGGCAGACGAGAATGGCCGGGTTCACCAAGGCGATTTGCCTGTGGATGAACGGCAGGCAGATGGCGGTTTCCTGCGGCGAGGGCGTGCGATTGCCTGGCGGGCGCCACGGCACGACATTGGCGATATAGACGTGGCTGCGGTCCATCTCGATAGCGCGCAGCATCAGGTCGAGCAATTGCCCGGCCCGGCCGACGAACGGCAGGCCCTGGCGATCCTCGTCGGCGCCCGGCGCTTCGCCAACCAGCATGATACGGGCCTGTGGATTGCCGTCGGCGAAAACCAGGCGATTGGCCGTGCGCTTCAGCGCGCAACCGTCAAAACTCTCAAGCGCCGCACGCAATTCATCCAACGAATGGGCGGCGGAGGCCAATTCGCGCGCCGTGCGCGCGGCCTCATCCGGCGGTGGCGCCGCCGTGGCGCTCGGGCGGGCAATCTCGCCCTGCGGCAGGCGCGACGGCAATTGCCGGGCAGGCGCGGTCGCTTCCGCCGGCTGACGCCGCTCGGCCCGCACCGGCGCGGGCTCGGCGGCGACCTCGGCAAACCGGTCGCGCGGCTGTTCGCCGACCGCGAGGTCTATGCCCATATCGGCATACCACCTCGTGATCGCGATCAATTCGTCGCGCGTCAGATTTTGAACGTCCATTGCGGCCATGGCGGGATTTTAGGGCTTTTATCCGGTGGGGACAAATCGGCTCTGTTTGTGTAGGTAAAACCTCTCAGGGAGAGAGCCATGTCCAAGCCGAAAGTGCATATTTACAATCCGGTCGATGAAACCGGGGAATCCTACCGCCGCATGCGCGAAGCCGGGCTGGAAGTGGTCAAGGCTGAGGAACTCTGGGCGACCGCCGCCAACCGCCGCGACGTTGTCGAAATGGCTTTCGCCCCCGATACGACCGTCGGCGTCGGCGTCGCCAATCGCACCACCCAGGTGACGCGCAAGTCGCTGGAAAGCGCGCCCGGCCTGCGAGCGATCGTCAAATACACCGTCGGCTTCGACAATGTGGATCTCGATGCCGCCAATGAACTGGGCATTCTCGTCGTCCATTCGCCGACGGAAGCGAATTGGGGCGGCGTCGCTGAGGGCACGGTGGCCAATATTCTCACCATGCTCAAGAAGACGCGCGAAAAAGACCGCCATGTGAAGAACGGCGGCTGGCGCGATCCCTCTTTGCAGGGCCAATATCTGGGCGCCCGACACATGGACAATTATCCGGGCATGGCCATCGGCATTATTGGCCTGGGCCGTATCGGATCGCGCGTCGCCGATCTCTTCGCGCCGTGGCGCGTGCGCCTGATGGCCTATGACCCCTATGTGGATGAATCGCAGTTCGTCCTGCACAACGCCCGTAGCGTCGATCTCGAAACGCTGCTGAAGGAATGCGACGTCGTCACCGTCCATTGCAATCTGACGCGCGAGACGACGAAGCTGATGAACGCCGAGCGTATTGCGCAGATGAAGCCATCGGCGATCCTGGTGAATGCGGCGCGTGGACCGATCGTCGATGTCGACGCCCTGTTCGATGCTTTGGAAAAGAAGCAACTGGCTGGCGCCGCGCTCGACGTGTTGCCGGATGAGCCACCGAATCCGCAGACGCCGATCCTGGGCCTGGGCGACAACGTGCTGCTGTCGCC from the Beijerinckia sp. 28-YEA-48 genome contains:
- a CDS encoding LysR substrate-binding domain-containing protein — translated: MALEPRPLDPVLLRSFLKVSETHSFTEAARQLGLQQSSVSQHVARLEKRVGRRLLARDTHEVRLTPDGDAILPLARQVLEAGNRIERYLKGSTLRGRLRLGVSEDFAFTALPDILAEFAMQHHAVDLELTVGLSGLLYEKYDAGDLDLIFAKRRKGDERGEVAWQERLVWVGRPGSRLAEQTVVPLVLYPPPSITRVHAIETLERAGRAWRVACTSDSLAGLRAATVAGLGVTAHSARLIPPGLVEVEPKEALPRLGSIEFVVVGGQSHKEAERALAASILSGTSRLLSAAATERRSASSS
- a CDS encoding cycloisomerase; amino-acid sequence: MFRTATAFALLLSVGLLPVQAEDPQAYTTETAASFPAPEARQAVAVDADAFYAITDRSIGRYDKKTGAKLATWTDAKDGPFVHLDSGVVVDGKLYAAHSNYPESPMTSSVEIWDAATLKHIGTRSFGIDRGSLTWIDYRDGVWWGAFANYNRVFGRSPLAYGNKYNTQIVRFDADWRVAEAWVLPSQLIEKFGDMSNSGGSWGPDGRLWITGHDLPELYALELPKAGSVLRWVGTAPANVAGQGIAWDRTQKGVIWGVIRDKVKGENRVTATRVQLP
- a CDS encoding uracil-DNA glycosylase, with the translated sequence MDVQNLTRDELIAITRWYADMGIDLAVGEQPRDRFAEVAAEPAPVRAERRQPAEATAPARQLPSRLPQGEIARPSATAAPPPDEAARTARELASAAHSLDELRAALESFDGCALKRTANRLVFADGNPQARIMLVGEAPGADEDRQGLPFVGRAGQLLDLMLRAIEMDRSHVYIANVVPWRPPGNRTPSPQETAICLPFIHRQIALVNPAILVCLGGSAAQTLLNLKEGIMRARGVWRDFPMEGGEGGRTIRALATLHPAYLLRQPSHKRLAWKDLRELKRAVAKLSN
- a CDS encoding NAD(P)-dependent oxidoreductase; translation: MSKPKVHIYNPVDETGESYRRMREAGLEVVKAEELWATAANRRDVVEMAFAPDTTVGVGVANRTTQVTRKSLESAPGLRAIVKYTVGFDNVDLDAANELGILVVHSPTEANWGGVAEGTVANILTMLKKTREKDRHVKNGGWRDPSLQGQYLGARHMDNYPGMAIGIIGLGRIGSRVADLFAPWRVRLMAYDPYVDESQFVLHNARSVDLETLLKECDVVTVHCNLTRETTKLMNAERIAQMKPSAILVNAARGPIVDVDALFDALEKKQLAGAALDVLPDEPPNPQTPILGLGDNVLLSPHMIANNVGTGLQHAVGWVEKAVFDVLRGEVPRHVVNAEVLPMWWQRFGGKSLI